One window of the Microvirga mediterraneensis genome contains the following:
- a CDS encoding tripartite tricarboxylate transporter TctB family protein, whose amino-acid sequence MISRYTAEIGTATLTAGLGLAAVIGALEFGIGWGDAGPESGTFPFYMGLLVVAASIGTMVQATVGRKGLQSVFLHREEAMRVASFFLPMVAFVAVSLLLGLYVATALYLAFVMWAQGKYRPVVSIASGVAAAVIFYVLLEVAFQVPLLKGPLEAALGIY is encoded by the coding sequence ATGATTTCTCGTTATACGGCTGAAATCGGAACTGCGACCTTGACGGCTGGCCTGGGGCTCGCCGCGGTCATCGGTGCTCTGGAATTCGGGATTGGCTGGGGCGACGCGGGTCCGGAATCCGGCACGTTCCCATTCTACATGGGGCTCCTGGTCGTCGCCGCCAGCATCGGCACCATGGTCCAGGCCACCGTAGGTCGAAAGGGATTGCAGTCGGTCTTCCTTCACAGGGAGGAGGCCATGCGCGTCGCATCGTTCTTCCTGCCGATGGTCGCCTTCGTGGCGGTGTCGCTTCTCCTCGGCCTTTATGTGGCGACGGCTCTGTACCTGGCCTTCGTCATGTGGGCGCAGGGCAAGTACCGTCCCGTCGTCTCGATCGCCTCAGGCGTTGCCGCGGCCGTCATTTTTTATGTCCTGCTCGAAGTCGCTTTCCAGGTGCCTCTCCTGAAGGGCCCGCTCGAAGCCGCTCTCGGCATCTACTAG